A region of the Dickeya chrysanthemi NCPPB 402 genome:
ATCATCAACGATTCATTCGACAGGAAGAACGTCGTTTCCATCATCTGGCAAGTCAGCCCATCCTGCCAGCAACGATGGAAGACCTCTTCGACATTCGGCGTTTCGCGCCAGCCATAGCTGGCGACAACACGCCAGAAAGTCGGAGACAGCTGCTCCACCGAAACACGGCGGGCGTTATGCACATAAGGCGCGTCTTCGGTCCTCATGGTCAGCAACACGACGCGCTCATGCAACACCTTGTTGTGCTTAAGATTGTGCAACAAGGCAAACGGAATGACGTGGGTAGCGCGCGAAAGATAAACAGCCGTTCCCGTCACACGAACGGGAGGGTTCTTCTCCAGCGAAACGATCATCGCATCCAGCGAATTACCGTGCTCGTGGATACGGCGCAACAGCCGGAAACGCTCACTTTTCCAGGTAGTCATGATGATGAACATCACCATCCCCAGCGCCAGCGGCAACCAACCACCAGAAATAATCTTCACGACGTTGGCCAGGAACATCGGCAAATCGATAGCCAACAGCGCCACCAACAGCAACCAGACCAGATAGCGATACCAGTGCCAGTTTTTCAGCGCCACCGTACAGGACAGGATGCTGGTCAGTACCATCGTACCGGTCACGGCAATCCCGTAAGCGGCAGCCAGATTGCTGGAATGCTCAAAGCTGATAATAACGATTACCACCGCCACATACAGCAACCAGTTAATCGCCGGAATGTAAATCTGCCCGGACTCCATATCCGAAGTATGCACGATACGCATTGGCGGCAGATACCCCAGACGCACCGCCTGACGGGTCAGCGAGAACACCCCGGAAATGACCGCCTGAGAAGCGATGATGGTGGCGAGCGTAGCCAGCACCAACAGCGGAATCAGCGCCCAATCCGGCGCCAACAGGAAAAACGGGTTTTTGATAGCCTCTGGATTTTTCAGCAGCAGCGCACCCTGACCGAAATAGTTGAGCACCAGCGACGGCAGCACCGCAGAAAACCAGGCGATACGAATCGGCAGTTTGCCAAAGTGCCCCATGTCGGCATACAGCGCCTCAACCCCAGTGATCGCCAGTACTACCGCTCCCAGCGCAAAGAAAGACACCGCTTTGTACTGAATGAAGAAGTTAATCGCCCATTTGGGATTCAGCGCCTGCAACACTTCCGGATTGGCAATAATGCTACGAGCCCCCAGCACGCCCAGCGACAAGAACCACAGCATCATGATCGGCGCAAACAGGCTGCCTACTCTGCCAGTACCGTGCTTCTGAATCATAAACAACAATGTCAGAACGATGATCGAAATAGGGACAATGTAGGTATCCAGCGACGGGGCGACGATATCCAGCCCCTCAATCGCCGACATCACGGAGATAGCCGGCGTGATCACCACCTCGCCATAGAAGAAGCTGCCGCCGATCAACCCCATGATCACCACCATCGCGGTAACCTTATCGGACGTATTGCGCCCCGCCAGCGACATCAGCGTTAAAATACCGCCTTCACCGGCGTTATCGGCGCGCATGACATAGCTGAGATACTTAAGAGAGACGACGAGTACCAGCAGCCAAAAGATCAGAGAGAGAAAGCCGAAGACGGAATCAGGTTCCACCCCAAAGCCAAACTGTCCGGAAAGACACTCCCTCAGCGTATAAAGCGGGCTGGTGCCGATATCGCCATACACTACCCCGATGGCAGCCAGCGTGACCGCTGGAAGTGAACGTTTATGTTCTGAATTCATAAACCTTGTCTTCTGTTATCAATTCATTAACAAATCGGGCCTTATTCTGGTTGGAGTAGCCCGAAAACGCACAGTATGCACAAATCACGTTAAAAGCCCATTTTTTAATACTAGCTTCGTTCTGACTCAGGACAGGTAGCTTTGTTGATTAACACCAGTAATGGTGACAATAATTAATGTATAGCTAATGAAGAAAACGTAATCTTTTTGACGTTTTCACAGACTCTTTCCGACGGCTATTCACAGCAATGACGGATCAATTATGATACAACCCACAGCGCTGGCTGACCGTATCTCTCGCCTGAGCCATGCTCTCGAACACGGTCTTTATGAACGGCAACATGCCATCCGACTTTGCCTGCTGG
Encoded here:
- the kup gene encoding low affinity potassium transporter Kup, translated to MNSEHKRSLPAVTLAAIGVVYGDIGTSPLYTLRECLSGQFGFGVEPDSVFGFLSLIFWLLVLVVSLKYLSYVMRADNAGEGGILTLMSLAGRNTSDKVTAMVVIMGLIGGSFFYGEVVITPAISVMSAIEGLDIVAPSLDTYIVPISIIVLTLLFMIQKHGTGRVGSLFAPIMMLWFLSLGVLGARSIIANPEVLQALNPKWAINFFIQYKAVSFFALGAVVLAITGVEALYADMGHFGKLPIRIAWFSAVLPSLVLNYFGQGALLLKNPEAIKNPFFLLAPDWALIPLLVLATLATIIASQAVISGVFSLTRQAVRLGYLPPMRIVHTSDMESGQIYIPAINWLLYVAVVIVIISFEHSSNLAAAYGIAVTGTMVLTSILSCTVALKNWHWYRYLVWLLLVALLAIDLPMFLANVVKIISGGWLPLALGMVMFIIMTTWKSERFRLLRRIHEHGNSLDAMIVSLEKNPPVRVTGTAVYLSRATHVIPFALLHNLKHNKVLHERVVLLTMRTEDAPYVHNARRVSVEQLSPTFWRVVASYGWRETPNVEEVFHRCWQDGLTCQMMETTFFLSNESLMMGARPWYLRIRGKLFMMLSRNALRAADQFEIPPNRLIELGIQVEI